The Patescibacteria group bacterium region ACGAAACCCTCTAACAGCATAGTAAGACTCAGCCCCATTGTGATATACGAAAACATGGTTGTAACGACGATCAGCAAATAGGGCACCGCCGAGTTGTCTAATGTCAGCCGGCGTTTTTAACCAGCTTGATGTTTTGGTGTCAAATTCTCCCAGTGTCTGTAACTCCCGATATTGTTCTTCAGTTAATATTTCAATACCCATAGTAGCCGCTAAATCCATAGCAGTATTTTTTGGTTTATGTTCTTTTCTTAACTTTAGCGCTTTACTATCATAACACAGACTCTTGCGACCGGTTGGGCTTTCGGCTGCACAATCATAAAATACATATTCGCCAGTTTTTTTATTAAAACCAACTACATCTGGTTCACCACCAGTTCTTTCCATTTCGCTAATTGACCACAATTTTTTAGTATTAGTTTCCAACCTGGTTTGTACATTAGTCCATTTAAGCCCTTTGTGGCGCTGCAGGTTTTTTTCAAACCGAGTTTGCAATTTTTTTAGTAGGGTTGCACGTTGTTCTGTAGTAATAAATGGCTTGTTCATATATTTTATATTGTTATTTATTATAGTCATTATAGCAAGTAATAGCATTTATAGAGTCAAAATTACTCGTTTAATGCAAATATGCCAGTATTTAAGCGTTATTAATAGAACATTCAACTACTGGTATTGAAGCCCGCTTGGCTCAATTGAGCCTATGTGATTTTTCTGGACAAGTCATCCATAGTTTAGTATTTTAAACAAATGAAAATGAATTCTATAATCACAATTAGTTTTATTTTGGTGCCACTGTTTGTGGTGACAGGTTGTTTGTTTAATCAAGAACAACCAGTCAGTAGCTTGCCAGCTAACTGTAAAATTAACGAACAGCAAGCTCTAGATAAAGCCAATGCTTTAGTTGCTGAAAAAAACTTAAGTAATTGGGAAGAGAGTCAGGCTGTTACCTATCAGCCTGAGCAGGCGGCATATATTATTACCTATGATACTAGTCAAGCAGAGATTAAATTGCTCGGTGAACGAAGTATTACGGTTAATTGCGCAACGGGTGAGGCTAGTTTTATTCCGCGTGATTAAAAGGAAAAGCGCTGGGTCGTCTAGTGGAAGTTGTCAGAGTTGTTTTAGGCAAGATTAACTTATGAATGTTGTTGTTGAGCTGTCCAATAGTCGACTGCCATAGCGGCAAAACCAAATTGACATGGGTCAAAATGTGCTAGTTGATGGCCGCGCGTGAATGGTTGAGATTGTGGATCAAAACTAATTTTTTGAAATCCTAAATCCGCCACCCAGTGAGCTGGGTCATCCCAGTTCTCCGGTGCAGTGAGATCACCCAAAGACAATGTGTCACCTAACCCATCCTTGATAGATTCACTATTAGAAAAGCCATAGAAAAAATTTTCGTAGGCACGCTCCGCTGAGTAAGGTTGATCTGGATTGGCGCCAGCACCAGCCGCCGCTGCGACCAAATGTTCTTTGACTAAATACAGATCGTTAGCACCGCTACTTAATTCACGACTGGCTCTGAGCACAAAATCCCGCGAGCGTTCAAAAAAACGTTTAAGTTCTGCGTGCGGTAGGAGTCTGCCAGAACCAAGAAAATCAGCACCATTCATAATCATTAACCCCTTCGGCGCCAAGGTGGCAAAACGTTCTCCCGCATAGGCAGAGACAGTATCAATTAAATGAGGTAGACGACGTTCATCAAACCCGACTAATTTATCGTGGTTGCGTCGATCAGCTTTCAGTTTAGCGACCCGGTTTACTAAATAGGCGAGCGCCGCAATATTTGGTCTAGCTTCGCGCCAGCCATCAAAGGCTAAATCTTTTTTTAAGAGTTGTGCAATCTCTCCATTATAAAAAGCTTGTTCAACTAATTTAATGAACACCGAGAGCATTTGTGCGTCTTTAGGCTTTAGCTCTACATTATTTCTATATTCTCCCAACTCATGAATAGACTCTGCTAAATCCTTCACTACGCCACTATCCGTACGCCGTGGTTCGGGAAGATCACTATCGGCATAGAGCAGACGCAAGACGCCGTTAATCTGTTCTTGACTAACTGAAATAGATAAGCCCAAGGCCGCCTCATCCTGACTGGCCTCAGCATAGCGCCGTAGGATTTCACTACGTCCTTTTAACGGTATGTCAGCCTCCCGGAAAGCTCCACGAATTTCTTTACTGACAATTTTCATTATGAAATTTTAGCAAAAAAAACCACTTTAGACAAGCTGTATATCTGTTAGCACTGCTTTAGTGGTTTCGTTACCGCTTACGTTTTCTACTTGTTCGATACTGCATAGGAAGTGGTTTTGGATAGTTTTATCTAAATATGGCATATACATAAAACAGAGTGCATACCATATTAAGGAAATTGACAATAGTTTAGGTTAGCCCAAAAATACTCTGCACATACAGAGTATTTTTGTATCAATTTTGTCTTATTTGGTGGTTACACCCTAGTTTTATACACCGTATCTAGTGTACAATAGTATTTACAAAAGAGTTTACAATTATTCTAAAATAGTTTACAATAGAGTTATGGAATTTAAACCACAATACCAACTAAGCCCTGAACTATTGGTTAATCTTAATCAAATTGAGCGATTTTATGGGCAATTAGAAAGTTTACACCTGCCCAAAACAGCGCAGCTTAATTTAGAACGGGATAATTTGTTCAGTTCCTCATATATTTCAAATAGTATCGAAGGTAATCCACTATCATTACCAGAAGTCACTAATTTATTACTAGGAGATCGTGTGCCCACAAATCGAGATGAAAAGGAAGTATGCAATTATTTTGATATCCTTAAGAATCTGCATACGAAAGTAGACCAGCCACTGACTGTTCAATATTTATTATCATTGCATCAACAGTTACTCCATGGAGTCAAAGATGATATTGCCGGTCAAATTCGTAATCAAAGAATTGTGGTTGGTCATTACCAACGACAGGCTGGAATGAAAAAGTTAGTAGTCAAACATGAACCACCATCTCATAAGCAAACTGATATTCAAAAATCACTACAATGTTTGTTTCATTGGATAGCGGCACAACCAAAAATACCGGCCGTTGTCCAAGTTGGTATTTTCCATCATCAATTTGTCTATATTCATCCATTTGTGGATGGTAATGGCCGTAGTTGCCGCTTACTCACGGCTTGGTTGCTATTGAAGTATGGTTATAGGATTAATAAGTATTTTGTGCTCGATGATTGGTATGATATTGATCGTACGCAGTATTCAGATAAATTACATACGGCAGATAGTGGTGACAAGACTGAATGGTTAGAGTACTTTACCGATGGTATGAAGTATTCGTTACAAACTGCCTTAGCTAAGGCACAATACAGTATTGAATCTGTAGAAGTTCCAAAACGGTTATCCAAACAACAACGGCAAGTATATGAACTATTACTTGAACAAAAACAACTTACTTCACAAGACATTGTTCACAGTTTGAAAATATCTAGGCAATTAGCCCACCGTGTATTAAAAGCGTTAGTAGGTAAGGGTTTTGCTGCTGAAAAGGGTGTAACGAAAGGTAAGTATTATATTTTGAAATAAAATCAGTTAGAACCAAAAATACTCTGCACACACAGAGTATTTTTGTATCAACTTCGTCTGGGTCGGCTGTGTGATGCGTTCAGAACACTAGATTATAGCGAGCTGAACCAAATCACAAAGCAAATGGCGCAGTTTATTGGAGCAACAGTAACTGCTTAACACACTTGTTAAGACTTATATCATTAAAAAGTAATCAAGTGGTACCTTAACGATATTGGCATCCTCAAGTAGGGTTAGTGCGTTTTGGCAAACAACAACTCCATATTTAGCAGAACCTACTTTTTTCATGGTATTGCTAACTTGTATGCCAGTTTTTTCACCAATACCCACCTCAATAGGTATGATATTTTTTTGAGCAATCGTAAGGATAAAATCCGCGCCAGCTTGTGAACTGTCATACGTTAATGAACCTCGGCTATTAGCCACGAACTCCCGATACAAAGTCATGGCTGCAATATCTTCCATCAGTCGACCTTTTTGTTGTGAGAAAATTTGTGAATTGCCAGCCACAGATAGGAAAGCAGAACGCATAGCAGATGACATAAACAGGTATTTCGATGGTTTTCTGACCTTCTTGGAATTTGAACCATGTGGCATCACTCTAATTAAGAGTTCAGCTTGTTCCATTACTTCCAATACGCTTGAGATGGTGTTTACGCTAGTCTGTAAGGTAGTAGCTAGGTTTTGGACACTAACTACTTCTGATTCTGCTAGTAAGAAAAGTACTCTTTTAATGTAATGAACAGTTTTAGTATCAAAACGGCCTAGACTTTGCACATCTTGATTGATGACTTTATCCAGCAGTAACGTAATAGTTTGGTATACTCTAGCTTCATCTTTCATTCGGATGGCAAAGGGCAATGTACCAATTTTTAGGTATTCATCAACATAGCTTCGATCGATGCCCGCCCATACTTGCAAGATAGTTTGTTCAAGCTGTTTTAGCTTTGTATAAGCATCTTTCGCTGAGTCTGCTTGAAATAGGGCATCTTTAAGATTTTGTTTGAGGGCTTTTACTGGAAATTTGCCATCACGAATCATCAAAAATTCACAAAAACTTGTGGGAAACAGTTTTTGAAACACGGCTCGTCGTATGACATCAGGGTTAGTTTGCAGGGAAACAGCTGACGAACCACTACATACTACAAACACCTTATGTGATCGATCGTACAATGATTTTAGTACTGCTGCCCATTTTGGATCGTATTGGGCTTCATCAATAAAAATAAATACTGGCTTAGTCAGTCGTTCGAAGCTTTCACCAATAATGGTCTCGTAGGCGGCTAGAATATCGCGTAGAGAGGAACCCAGTACATTAACTACCTCATCCAATGAAATATATAGCATCCTGCGTTCGCCCGCTTCTTGATAGTGATTAAGAAAAAGTTGAGCTAATATCGTGGTTTTACCAACGCCTCTTAAGCCCGGGATAATCACCCAACGTTCTGGACTGTTAGGCACATGCAAAAAATTCCTCAAATACTGATCGATTTTGATATAGATATGTCGCTGAGGATAGCGTTTGCCTTGCTCATCCTCCGTATAGGGCTTCAATCGAAAAGGGGATTGTACCAACTGATTTTGAATATATTTTAGTATTTCTTCCATATTCTTCTATAGTTTTACGTTAATATAGTAAAGGCATCTACTATATTAACGTATTGATATAGTAAAGTCAATACGGTAAATAACCACTATAATCAGTCTTTTAAGCCGCACTTACAAAATTGTGTTAGCTACCTGTGGAATTTTTCAACGATTTGCATTGACAGAATGCCTAAAACATG contains the following coding sequences:
- a CDS encoding Fic family protein gives rise to the protein MEFKPQYQLSPELLVNLNQIERFYGQLESLHLPKTAQLNLERDNLFSSSYISNSIEGNPLSLPEVTNLLLGDRVPTNRDEKEVCNYFDILKNLHTKVDQPLTVQYLLSLHQQLLHGVKDDIAGQIRNQRIVVGHYQRQAGMKKLVVKHEPPSHKQTDIQKSLQCLFHWIAAQPKIPAVVQVGIFHHQFVYIHPFVDGNGRSCRLLTAWLLLKYGYRINKYFVLDDWYDIDRTQYSDKLHTADSGDKTEWLEYFTDGMKYSLQTALAKAQYSIESVEVPKRLSKQQRQVYELLLEQKQLTSQDIVHSLKISRQLAHRVLKALVGKGFAAEKGVTKGKYYILK
- a CDS encoding DUF4256 domain-containing protein, with the translated sequence MNKPFITTEQRATLLKKLQTRFEKNLQRHKGLKWTNVQTRLETNTKKLWSISEMERTGGEPDVVGFNKKTGEYVFYDCAAESPTGRKSLCYDSKALKLRKEHKPKNTAMDLAATMGIEILTEEQYRELQTLGEFDTKTSSWLKTPADIRQLGGALFADRRYNHVFVYHNGAESYYAVRGFRGVFKV
- a CDS encoding ATP-binding protein, whose translation is MEEILKYIQNQLVQSPFRLKPYTEDEQGKRYPQRHIYIKIDQYLRNFLHVPNSPERWVIIPGLRGVGKTTILAQLFLNHYQEAGERRMLYISLDEVVNVLGSSLRDILAAYETIIGESFERLTKPVFIFIDEAQYDPKWAAVLKSLYDRSHKVFVVCSGSSAVSLQTNPDVIRRAVFQKLFPTSFCEFLMIRDGKFPVKALKQNLKDALFQADSAKDAYTKLKQLEQTILQVWAGIDRSYVDEYLKIGTLPFAIRMKDEARVYQTITLLLDKVINQDVQSLGRFDTKTVHYIKRVLFLLAESEVVSVQNLATTLQTSVNTISSVLEVMEQAELLIRVMPHGSNSKKVRKPSKYLFMSSAMRSAFLSVAGNSQIFSQQKGRLMEDIAAMTLYREFVANSRGSLTYDSSQAGADFILTIAQKNIIPIEVGIGEKTGIQVSNTMKKVGSAKYGVVVCQNALTLLEDANIVKVPLDYFLMI